The genomic stretch AAATCTACTCAGACAGTAAGTATGTGGTAGATGCTGTAACCAAAGGGTGGATATGGAGCTGGCAGAAAAAAGGTTTCAAGGACAAGAAGAACGTGGATCTCTGGAAGCGCTACATTTCCCTTCACAATAAATACAAGCCCCAATTCCAATGGGTCAAAGGACACGCAGGTCATCCTGAAAATGAACGCTGTGACCAGCTGGCTGTAGATGCAGCGGAATCGTCTAAGTTATTAGTGGACGAGGCCTACGAGAGAGAGTCCAAATGAAGTAAGGCATAATCCCTCCAAGCCGTTCGTAAAAGTCAAAAATCACGGTATACAAGTATCATGGCAAACACGTATTTTCAGTTTAAACA from Echinicola soli encodes the following:
- the rnhA gene encoding ribonuclease HI, with protein sequence MILIYTDGAAKGNPGNGGYGTILKYRQHEKELSEGFRLTTNNRMELLAVIKGLEAIKVDGIPVKIYSDSKYVVDAVTKGWIWSWQKKGFKDKKNVDLWKRYISLHNKYKPQFQWVKGHAGHPENERCDQLAVDAAESSKLLVDEAYERESK